The following are encoded together in the Daucus carota subsp. sativus chromosome 5, DH1 v3.0, whole genome shotgun sequence genome:
- the LOC108223044 gene encoding protein argonaute 4: MEASDAEVNGANGNGVNGNGVNGTNGVNGNGNGAVEEALPPPPPIPEDVVPIRVVEDPEPPVVKKPPRVPIARRGLASKGNKVQLLTNHFKVNVTNVDGHFFHYSVALFYEDGRPVDGKGIGRKVLDRVHDTYKAELEGKDFAYDGEKSLFTVGSLPRNKLEFTVVLEDMSSNKVKGNSSPAADGSPHESDRKRMRRPYQSKTYKVEISYAAKIPMQAIAQALRGQESENSQEALRVLDIILRQHAAKQGCLLVRQSFFHNDVNNFTDVGGGVLGCRGFHSSFRTTQGGLSLNIDVSTTMIIQPGPVVDFLIANQNAKDPFTLDWAKAKRVLKNLRVKTIPTNTEFKITGLSDKSCKELMFSMKQRGETDENGEPLTTELSVYDYFVNVRKISLKYSGDLPCINVGKPKRPTYIPLELCSLVSLQRYTKALTTLQRAQLVEKSRQKPQDRMKTLTNALRINNYADEPLLRACGVSVSNNFTQVEGRILAAPRLRVGNGEDFFPRNGRWNFNNKKLVEPTTIDRWAVVNFSARCNIQGLITDLIKCGGLKGINIARPFDVFEENPQHRRAPPLVRVEKMFESMMSKLPGAPQFLLCLLPERKNSLLYGPWKRKNLAEYGIVTQCIAPTRVNDQYLTNVLLKINAKLGGLNSKLCIENSPSIPLVSKVPTIILGMDVSHGSPGQSDVPSIAAVVSSRHWPLISKYRASVRTQSPKVEMIDSLFKKVADDKDDGIMRELLLDFYTSSGKRKPDQIIIFRDGVSESQFNQVLNVELNQIIEACKFLDEKWCPKFTVIIAQKNHHTKFFQPASPDNVPPGTVIDNRICHPRNNDFYLCAQAGMIGTTRPTHYHVLLDEIGFSPDDLQEFVHSLSYVYQRSTTAISVVAPICYAHLAATQMGQFMKFDDMSETSSSHGGVTAAGPAPVAQLPRLQEKVCNSMFFV, translated from the exons ATGGAAGCATCTGATGCAGAAGTTAATGGAGCTAATGGTAATGGTGTTAATGGGAATGGTGTTAACGGGACTAACGGTGTTAACGGGAATGGTAATGGTGCAGTAGAGGAGGCTTTGCCACCGCCTCCTCCCATACCTGAAGATGTTGTTCCCATTCGTGTAGTAGAAGATCCTGAGCCGCCTGTGGTGAAGAAGCCTCCACGAGTGCCTATTGCGAGGCGTGGCCTTGCATCAAAAGGGAACAAAGTTCAGCTCCTAACTAATCACTTCAAAGTGAATGTCACAAATGTTGATGGACACTTTTTCCACTACAGT GTTGCCCTGTTTTATGAAGATGGACGCCCAGTAGATGGGAAAGGTATCGGTAGGAAAGTGCTTGATCGTGTGCATGACACTTACAAGGCGGAGTTGGAAGGGAAGGACTTCGCTTATGATGGGGAAAAGAGCCTGTTCACCGTTGGATCTCTCCCAAGGAACAAGCTTGAGTTCACTGTTGTGCTTGAGGACATGTCCTCTAATAA GGTCAAAGGGAATAGCAGTCCTGCTGCTGATGGAAGCCCCCATGAGAGCGATCGCAAGAGAATGAGGCGCCCATACCAATCGAAGACTTACAAGGTGGAGATCTCTTACGCTGCAAAGATCCCAATGCAGGCCATTGCACAAGCTTTACGTGGTCAGGAATCTGAGAACTCTCAAGAAGCCCTAAGGGTTCTGGACATCATCCTCCGACAGCATGCAGCTAAACA GGGCTGCCTCCTGGTGCGACAATCATTCTTTCACAATGATGTGAATAATTTTACTGATGTTGGTGGTGGTGTTCTTGGTTGTCGTGGATTTCATTCGAGTTTCCGTACCACACAGGGTGGCTTGTCTTTGAATATAG ATGTATCTACCACGATGATTATTCAGCCTGGACCAGTTGTTGATTTCTTGATAGCGAACCAGAATGCCAAGGACCCATTCACTCTTGACTGGGCAAAG GCCAAGCGAGTTCTGAAAAATTTGAGGGTCAAGACAATTCCAACTAACACTGAGTTCAAGATTACTGGACTTAGCGATAAGAGCTGCAAAGAACTTAT GTTTTCGATGAAGCAAAGAGGTGAGACAGATGAGAACGGGGAGCCGCTGACGACTGAATTATCTGTCTATGATTATTTTGTGAATGTTAGGAAAATCTCCCTGAAATATTCTGGTGATCTTCCATGCATTAACGTAGGAAAACCGAAGCGACCAACATATATCCCCCTGGAG CTTTGTTCCCTGGTTTCCTTGCAACGGTATACAAAAGCTTTGACCACTCTCCAGAGAGCCCAGTTGGTGGAAAAATCAAGGCAAAAACCTCAAGATAGGATGAAGACACTTACCAAT GCTTTGAGAATCAACAACTATGCTGATGAGCCTTTGCTGCGTGCTTGTGGGGTTTCAGTTAGCAATAACTTTACTCAAGTTGAAGGGCGCATTCTTGCAGCACCAAGG TTGAGGGTGGGTAATGGAGAGGACTTCTTTCCTCGTAATGGGCGCTGGAACTTTAACAATAAG AAATTGGTGGAGCCCACTACAATAGATCGCTGGGCTGTTGTTAACTTCTCTGCTCGCTGCAACATTCAAGGCCTTATTACTGATCTTATCAAATGTGGAGGGTTGAAAGGAATT AATATCGCTCGCCCTTTTGATGTGTTTGAGGAGAATCCCCAGCATAGGCGTGCCCCTCCTCTTGTTAGGGTTGAGAAAATGTTTGAGTCTATGATGTCAAAGCTACCGGGTGCTCCACAGTTTCTTCTCTGTTTACTTCCAGAGAGGAAAAATTCCCTTCTTTATG GTCCCTGGAAAAGGAAGAATCTGGCTGAGTATGGAATTGTTACACAGTGCATTGCTCCAACAAGAGTCAATGACCAGTATTTGACAAATGTGCTTCTTAAGATAAATGCCAAg CTTGGCGGTCTAAATTCGAAGTTGTGCATTGAAAATTCCCCTAGTATTCCGTTAGTATCGAAAGTTCCTACAATTATTCTAGGGATGGATGTCTCCCATGGATCTCCTGGGCAATCTGATGTTCCATCGATTGCTGCG GTTGTTAGTTCAAGGCATTGGCCATTGATCTCAAAGTATAGGGCATCAGTTCGAACACAGTCCCCAAAGGTTGAAATGATCGATTCTTTGTTTAAAAAGGTTGCTGATGACAAAGATGATGGGATAATGAG GGAACTTTTGCTGGATTTTTACACAAGTTCTGGAAAGAGGAAACCTGATCAAATAATCATATTTAG GGATGGTGTCAGTGAGTCTCAGTTTAATCAGGTTCTGAATGTGGAACTGAACCAAATCATCGAG GCCTGCAAGTTCTTGGATGAGAAATGGTGCCCGAAGTTTACTGTTATCATTGCACAGAAGAATCATCATACCAAGTTCTTCCAGCCGGCATCTCCGGATAATGTTCCACCTG GTACTGTGATTGACAACAGGATCTGTCATCCGAGAAACAATGATTTCTACCTCTGTGCTCAGGCTGGAATGATT GGCACCACAAGGCCGACCCACTATCATGTTCTGTTGGACGAAATTGGTTTTTCCCCTGATGATCTCCAGGAATTTGTTCATTCTCTTTCTTATGT GTACCAGAGAAGCACAACTGCTATTTCTGTGG TTGCTCCAATATGTTATGCTCACTTGGCAGCTACTCAGATGGGCCAGTTCATGAAGTTCGATGATATGTCTGAAACGTCTTCAAGCCATGGTGGAGTGACTGCTGCTGGACCCGCTCCTGTGGCTCAGTTGCCACGTTTGCAGGAGAAAGTGTGCAACTCTATGTTCTTCGTCTAA
- the LOC108224123 gene encoding L-ascorbate oxidase, whose amino-acid sequence MALASLAARSCVLVIVFGLCFLSISIEAKRSSTKVVNFKWEVEYMHWSPDCNEGVVMGINGQFPGPTIRARAGDTVVVELTNKLPTEGVVIHWHGIRQMGTPWADGTAAISQCAINPGETFIYKFIVDKAGTYFYHGHYGMQRSAGLYGSLIVDVAEYKKEPFHYDGEFNLLLSDWWHKNAHEQELDLSSKPFRWIGEPQSLLLNGRGQYNCSLAAQFSNPPLSQCKFTGTEQCAPQTMTVQPNKIYRLRIASTTALASLNLAIGGHKMVVVEADGNYVEPFSVYDMDIYSGESYSILFKADQNPSQNYWISVGVRGRKPNTPQALTILNYSPTLSTKLPTSRPPTTPLWNDYYHSKSFTNRIKALRGSPKPPTTYNRRIMLLNTQNRIDGFTKWAINNISLSLPVTPYLGSIKYNLKNAFANSQPPDSFSPSYDVMRPPVNPNTTHGDGIYMLKFNSTIDVILQNANALADNVSEIHPWHLHGHDFWVLGYGEEKFTDKDVVKFNLKNPPLRNSVVIFPYGWTALRFVADNPGAWAFHCHIEPHLHMGMGVVFAEGIYRLKNIPKEALTCGLTGKMFMDRKH is encoded by the exons ATGGCCTTGGCCTCTCTGGCTGCTAGATCGTGTGTTCTTGTCATTGTTTTCGGTTTGTGTTTTTTGTCGATATCGATCGAGGCTAAGAGGTCTAGTACCAAAGTTGTTAATTTCAAATGGGAAGTGGAGTACATGCATTGGTCACCGGATTGTAATGAAGGCGTTGTGATGGGGATCAATGGCCAGTTTCCGGGCCCGACGATCCGTGCTCGTGCCGGGGACACTGTCGTCGTCGAATTGACGAACAAGCTTCCCACGGAAGGAGTCGTGATCCATTGGCATGGAATCAGACAG ATGGGAACACCGTGGGCAGACGGAACTGCAGCCATTTCACAGTGTGCTATAAACCCTGGAGAGACCTTCATTTATAAGTTCATAGTTGACAAG GCTGGTACGTATTTCTATCATGGACACTACGGGATGCAGAGATCTGCAGGTTTGTACGGATCACTCATAGTGGATGTAGCAGAATACAAGAAGGAGCCTTTCCATTATGATGGAGAATTCAATTTACTGCTCAGCGATTGGTGGCACAAAAATGCACATGAACAAGAGCTTGATCTCTCATCCAAACCGTTTCGTTGGATAGGCGAACCCCAG AGCTTGCTGTTGAACGGGAGGGGACAATACAATTGTTCTTTAGCTGCGCAATTTAGCAATCCTCCGTTAAGTCAGTGCAAGTTTACGGGGACGGAACAATGTGCACCTCAGACCATGACTGTGCAGCCAAACAAAATTTACAGGCTCCGCATTGCAAGCACCACTGCCTTGGCTTCCCTCAACTTAGCCATTGGG GGTCACAAAATGGTGGTAGTAGAGGCTGATGGAAACTACGTTGAGCCATTTTCAGTATACGACATGGACATATATTCAGGAGAAAGTTACTCAATCTTGTTCAAAGCAGATCAAAACCCATCACAGAACTACTGGATTTCAGTTGGAGTAAGAGGCCGAAAGCCCAACACACCACAAGCCCTAACCATTCTAAACTATAGCCCAACATTGTCCACCAAGCTTCCCACTTCTAGGCCTCCAACGACGCCGCTTTGGAATGATTATTACCATAGCAAGTCATTCACTAACCGAATCAAAGCCTTACGTGGATCACCAAAGCCACCCACAACTTACAATCGTCGCATCATGCTACTCAATACTCAAAACAGAATCGATGGCTTTACAAAATGGGCGAtcaataatatttcattaagtCTACCGGTAACACCTTATTTAGGTTCTATCAAGTACAATCTCAAAAATGCATTCGCGAACTCTCAGCCTCCTGACTCTTTCTCGCCATCTTACGATGTTATGAGACCGCCGGTTAATCCAAACACAACACATGGAGACGGGATCTACATGCTCAAATTTAACTCAACTATCGACGTGATACTACAAAATGCAAACGCGTTAGCTGATAATGTGAGCGAAATCCATCCTTGGCACTTGCACGGACACGATTTTTGGGTGTTGGGATACGGAGAGGAAAAGTTTACGGACAAAGACGTGGTGAAATTTAATTTGAAGAATCCGCCTTTGAGGAACTCGGTGGTTATATTTCCGTATGGATGGACTGCATTGAGATTTGTGGCTGATAATCCAGGTGCATGGGCGTTTCATTGTCACATAGAACCACATTTGCATATGGGAATGGGAGTAGTGTTTGCAGAAGGCATCTATCGACTTAAGAACATACCAAAGGAAGCACTGACTTGCGGCTTAACAGGAAAAATGTTCATGGACAGGAAACACTAG